The Thermoanaerobaculia bacterium genome contains a region encoding:
- a CDS encoding toxin, with amino-acid sequence MAKGFGWGTEKNLQLKKERGITFEEILFHIERGDLLDVLEHPHPERFAQQRIFVVRVVDYVYLVPFVESETELFLKTIIPSRKATRDYLRSEGEKP; translated from the coding sequence GTGGCGAAGGGCTTCGGATGGGGTACCGAGAAGAACCTCCAGCTGAAGAAGGAGCGCGGGATCACCTTCGAGGAGATTCTGTTCCACATCGAGCGCGGCGACCTGCTCGATGTCCTCGAGCATCCCCACCCGGAGCGTTTCGCCCAGCAGAGGATCTTCGTCGTCAGAGTGGTCGACTACGTCTATCTGGTGCCGTTCGTCGAATCGGAGACCGAGCTCTTTCTGAAGACCATCATCCCGAGCCGGAAGGCGACCCGCGACTACCTGCGAAGTGAGGGGGAGAAGCCATGA
- a CDS encoding antitoxin, translated as MKKPDSEERDLLESIEKGEWRSTGLKARERARYERAAAGTLRKDRRVNLRLSSRDLDAIKKRALLEGLPYQTLIASVIHRYAAGTLKESDR; from the coding sequence ATGAAAAAGCCCGATTCCGAGGAGCGGGATCTGCTCGAGTCGATCGAGAAGGGCGAGTGGCGCTCGACCGGACTCAAGGCTCGCGAGCGGGCGCGTTACGAGCGCGCCGCGGCGGGCACCCTGCGCAAAGACCGGCGCGTCAACCTGCGCCTCTCCTCGCGCGACCTCGATGCGATCAAGAAGCGCGCGCTCCTCGAAGGCCTGCCGTACCAGACTCTCATCGCGAGCGTCATCCACCGCTACGCCGCGGGGACTCTGAAAGAAAGCGATCGCTGA